In Daphnia pulex isolate KAP4 chromosome 7, ASM2113471v1, one genomic interval encodes:
- the LOC124197802 gene encoding uncharacterized protein LOC124197802, whose product MAEKEELRSVHVQVADLAVKSDWSAIKIMPSELPALIKMEGKFQKLLQHCQEEVYPEELKRLKAKKTLRPTSRLMPLTPFLGDDGLLRLGGRLERAKLPYDVLHPPILPGNHPLEWAIIGAFHDSMHHVGTDFVLSHIRQHIWITAGREAVKRVRNECIPCRRFRPKAALQMMADVYQARLGAREPPFTYTSVDYFGPIDVIYERGTVHHQVASWIRGASSMEGWSLTIVA is encoded by the coding sequence ATggccgaaaaagaagaattaaggAGTGTTCATGTACAAGTGGCGGATTTGGCGGTCAAATCAGACTGGAGTGCCATCAAGATTATGCCATCAGAACTTCCGGCCCTCATCAAGATGGAAGGAAAGTTCCAGAAACTGCTGCAGCACTGTCAAGAGGAGGTGTACCCAGAAGAGTTGAAAAGGCTGAAAGCCAAGAAGACCCTACGTCCCACCTCTCGATTGATGCCGTTGACTCCTTTCCTTGGCGACGATGGACTATTACGATTAGGTGGAAGATTAGAACGAGCAAAACTCCCGTATGATGTGCTACATCCCCCGATTCTGCCCGGCAATCATCCACTAGAATGGGCCATCATTGGAGCTTTCCACGACAGTATGCATCATGTGGGAACAGATTTTGTCCTCTCACACATCCGGCAGCACATCTGGATTACTGCCGGAAGAGAAGCAGTAAAACGCGTCAGAAATGAGTGCATTCCATGTCGCCGTTTTCGCCCAAAGGCAGCCCTCCAGATGATGGCCGACGTTTATCAGGCGCGATTAGGAGCCCGGGAGCCGCCTTTCACCTACACATCGGTAGATTACTTCGGCCCAATCGATGTCATCTATGAAAGAGGAACGGTACACCATCAAGTTGCCAGTTGGATACGAGGTGCCAGTTCTATGGAAGGGTGGAGTTTGACCATTGTTGCCTGA
- the LOC124197799 gene encoding secreted RxLR effector protein 161-like, which produces MVNCNPKSTPPDSNARLSAAMVPKSEGEKKKKPSTKYRSVVSTLLYLSATTRPEISYSVSQVAKFCENPQPAHWNGVKRIHAYLKATCDYGLWLGGRDERVVGYTNADYAGDLDDSKSTSGNIFFYKGGPVSWGCSKQTCVALSTTESEYIAATKAAQTAIWLGLLETEV; this is translated from the coding sequence ATGGTCAACTGCAATCCCAAATCTACTCCTCCTGACTCCAATGCTCGTCTTAGCGCTGCTATGGTCCCGAAGAGtgagggagagaagaagaagaagccgtcAACAAAGTATCGATCGGTCGTGAGCACCTTACTATATCTGTCAGCAACTACTCGTCCTGAGATCTCCTATAGCGTCTCTCAAGTAGCCAAGTTCTGTGAAAACCCTCAACCGGCTCACTGGAATGGCGTGAAACGGATCCATGCTTATCTGAAAGCTACTTGTGACTACGGCTTGTGGCTTGGTGGAAGAGATGAACGTGTTGTGGGATATACTAATGCTGATTATGCCGGTGACTTAGATGATTCCAAATCAACGTCAggtaacattttcttttacaaaggCGGTCCTGTTTCCTGGGGATGCTCAAAACAAACCTGCGTCGCTCTTTCTACTACTGAGAGTGAATACATTGCAGCCACTAAAGCGGCACAGACCGCAATCTGGCTTGGTCTACTAGAAACGGAGGTTTGA
- the LOC124197803 gene encoding uncharacterized protein LOC124197803: MLYGLGGGEAAYKDALSQLKATCGSRPVMRAAHLQALEIVEAPKGDPTSFRRYAEKVRTHLFNLSCIGETGHADIIERLAQKLPVYDRLSWNDGRRGGLEYRTMNTFGMWLCARASSYQNAYSVAADQNQRTSGPGKPGHQHPQQPAQHFTRRNARTHHGASTLRHEQRSHHQPTDHKSTEEKIDYCFKCEDPHQLLSCTFFKALSVSERLTFMIRRGLCFVCFGVRHGARDCREKRSCGVNGCKLLHNPLLHSDVASRDAKSHHAVGSDASLIAFGVIQLEALSASGEVVPVTVMVDPGSNSTLFREGLARSLKLRARSQTLHIDGVAGAISTLQSEHLEIKIKTAFGEFVTLKGSTLPVVTRPVPFFKWESLRERWRHLDDLPELRPAGGRIDVLIGLDHSTLITPTESSMGSEVEPVAEKTRLGWIVKDVINESGGRARVHQALASTDIGVQLLDQMRRFCDTESFGTEHHAECISPANKEAIELLERYTIKLPVGYEVPVLWKGGVRPLLPDNRSLAEARLQGTVNKFRRSPPEQQYEYWYRRAMQKNFDEGYARRLTPEEAAAQPVYYLPHFGVPKSPGSSELRLVYDSAAKYQGSCLNDYITSRPALQNPLPAVIIRFREGAVAWSADVGAMYSRIRLNAADRHYHRFMWPEEDGSITTCEMTRVMFGVSCSPFVSIRTMWRVAEDSGPELKGATEAIQNCFYVDDYLGSARSTEEAVTVTTTVSRALASGDFHLGGWASNDPAVLDAIQPACRVKEKMDGGAQDLGADELETVLGITWRPSSDQLGFRVIEKEVIFTRVGLASMVAGQFDPQGTAAPMTIKGKIRLRELGVRGLDWTESVNKKDREWWAQYFQTIQQLKDVEFPRCLFEEEEDIVRSELHTFADASEEACAAVCYLRNCYKDGRVIVRHVKAATKFAPLKTVSVCKLELTAALLGARLARFVKEALTRKMDAHFYWTDSSTVRNWVRATSAQYQVYVSHRIGEIQTLTEAHEWRFVPGRLNPADAATRSVFRGRSHSWLLVKWTCIFI; this comes from the coding sequence ATGCTGTATGGACTCGGAGGGGGAGAAGCAGCCTACAAGGACGCCCTTAGCCAATTGAAAGCTACGTGTGGAAGCCGTCCAGTGATGCGGGCCGCCCATTTGCAGGCCCTTGAGATAGTGGAGGCACCGAAAGGAGACCCGACTTCATTCCGTCGATATGCTGAGAAGGTGCGGACCCATTTGTTCAATCTCAGTTGCATTGGGGAGACTGGACACGCAGATATCATCGAACGATTAGCCCAGAAGCTTCCTGTGTATGATCGACTGTCATGGAATGATGGAAGGCGAGGTGGACTGGAGTACCGGACCATGAATACGTTCGGAATGTGGCTCTGTGCCCGAGCTTCATCGTATCAAAATGCCTATTCCGTTGCAGCGGACCAAAATCAACGAACGAGTGGTCCCGGAAAACCTGGGCATCAACATCCGCAGCAACCCGCGCAACATTTCACGAGGCGGAATGCCCGAACGCACCATGGGGCCAGCACCCTGCGGCATGAACAAAGGAGTCACCACCAGCCAACCGACCACAAGTCGACGGAAGAGAAGATAGACTATTGTTTCAAATGTGAAGATCCACACCAGCTTCTTTCATGTACTTTCTTCAAAGCCTTATCAGTGAGTGAACGGCTCACGTTTATGATTCGTCGCggtttatgttttgtttgcttCGGTGTACGACACGGTGCCCGCGACTGTCGAGAGAAGAGAAGCTGTGGTGTAAATGGATGCAAGCTTCTACACAATCCTTTATTGCACAGTGATGTGGCTAGTCGAGATGCAAAATCGCACCATGCTGTAGGGAGTGACGCGTCTTTAATTGCTTTCGGTGTGATTCAGCTTGAAGCCTTATCGGCGAGCGGAGAAGTAGTTCCAGTGACAGTGATGGTCGATCCCGGCAGCAATTCTACACTTTTCCGAGAAGGACTTGCTCGTTCTTTGAAGTTACGCGCACGGAGCCAAACTCTCCATATTGATGGAGTAGCAGGTGCAATCTCAACACTACAGTCAGAGCATTTggagataaaaataaagacggcGTTTGGAGAATTCGTCACGCTCAAAGGCTCCACACTACCTGTGGTCACCCGTCCGGTGCCATTCTTCAAGTGGGAGTCGTTGCGTGAACGTTGGCGTCATCTGGATGATTTACCTGAGCTCCGACCGGCAGGTGGAAGAATTGATGTATTAATTGGACTGGATCATTCCACCCTGATCACCCCAACCGAATCAAGTATGGGAAGTGAAGTCGAACCAGTTGCCGAGAAGACGCGACTAGGATGGATCGTGAAAGATGTCATTAATGAAAGCGGTGGCCGAGCGCGAGTTCATCAAGCACTAGCGTCGACGGATATCGGTGTGCAGTTGCTAGACCAAATGCGTCGCTTCTGCGACACCGAGTCGTTTGGAACTGAGCATCATGCAGAGTGTATTTCTCCAGCGAACAAAGAAGCAATTGAGCTGTTGGAGCGGTACACCATCAAGTTGCCAGTTGGATACGAGGTGCCAGTTCTATGGAAGGGTGGAGTTCGACCATTGTTGCCTGACAACCGTTCATTGGCTGAGGCCCGCCTTCAGGGCACAGTTAATAAGTTCCGACGGTCGCCGCCGGAGCAGCAGTATGAATACTGGTATCGACGTGCCATGCAGAAGAATTTTGATGAAGGATACGCCCGGCGTTTAACACCAGAAGAAGCAGCTGCCCAGCCGGTGTATTACTTGCCACATTTCGGGGTACCTAAAAGCCCTGGAAGTTCCGAATTACGACTGGTGTACGATTCGGCCGCGAAGTATCAGGGGAGCTGCCTTAACGATTATATCACCAGCAGGCCAGCGTTGCAGAATCCATTGCCGGCGGTGATAATCCGGTTCCGAGAAGGTGCAGTTGCCTGGTCGGCAGACGTGGGCGCGATGTACAGCCGGATCAGGTTAAATGCGGCGGACCGCCACTATCATCGCTTCATGTGGCCGGAAGAGGACGGTTCCATCACCACCTGTGAGATGACGCGGGTGATGTTTGGTGTCTCTTGTTCTCCCTTTGTATCAATCCGGACCATGTGGCGAGTGGCAGAAGATTCCGGACCGGAACTGAAAGGAGCAACCGAAGCAATCCAAAACTGTTTTTATGTTGATGACTATTTGGGTTCAGCGCGCAGCACAGAGGAAGCTGTCACCGTAACCACCACGGTATCAAGAGCATTGGCCAGTGGGGATTTCCATCTAGGAGGTTGGGCTTCCAATGACCCAGCCGTGTTAGATGCCATCCAGCCAGCTTGTAGAGTGAAGGAGAAGATGGACGGAGGCGCTCAGGACCTTGGCGCAGATGAATTGGAAACTGTGTTGGGGATTACCTGGCGCCCTTCCTCCGACCAGCTCGGTTTTCGTGTTATAGAAAAGGAGGTGATCTTCACACGCGTGGGATTGGCGTCGATGGTTGCTGGACAATTCGACCCCCAAGGAACGGCCGCTCCGATGACAATCAAGGGTAAAATTCGTCTTCGTGAGCTGGGCGTCCGCGGACTAGACTGGACAGAATCAGTCAATAAAAAGGACCGCGAATGGTGGGCGCAATATTTCCAGACCATTCAACAACTCAAAGACGTTGAGTTCCCGCGCTGTCTgtttgaagaggaagaagacatCGTCCGTTCAGAGCTGCACACGTTCGCCGATGCCTCGGAGGAAGCATGTGCTGCCGTTTGTTATCTCCGCAACTGCTACAAGGATGGCCGAGTGATTGTGCGCCATGTCAAAGCGGCGACAAAATTTGCCCCTCTGAAgactgtgtctgtgtgtaaaTTGGAATTAACGGCGGCGCTTTTAGGCGCCCGACTCGCGCGTTTTGTGAAAGAGGCGTTGACTAGAAAAATGGACGCTCATTTTTATTGGACAGATAGTAGTACCGTCAGAAATTGGGTGCGTGCCACTTCTGCCCAGTATCAAGTGTATGTGAGCCACCGTATTGGTGAAATACAAACTCTAACTGAAGCACACGAATGGCGATTTGTCCCTGGACGGCTCAACCCGGCGGATGCAGCAACTCGATCAGTTTTTAGAGGCCGAAGCCATTCCTGGCTATTGGTTAAATGGACCTGCATTTTTATATGA